The genomic region TCGCGGTAGCCGAGGCCCCTCAAGAAGGCCAAGCCCAGCTTCGTCTCCCAGAGCAGCGGGCCCCCGCTGCCCGTCAGGCTGGAGTTGGCTcctggggatggagagagagggggccGGTCAGCACGTGCCGGTCTCTGGGTGAGAGAGCCTGACGACCTACCCTCCCCTTTCCATTTTAGGCTGTTTGAGAACTTTAGACGTATTAGGTCATCTTTACCCTCACTTTGCAGGGGGCGGGGAATGGAGGCACCCAGAGGCCAAGTCACTTGCTTCTTTTCTGTCCTAACTCGTtttaaccgccccccccccctgcaggtggggaaactgaggcatggcgCAATTAAGTGACTGGCCAAAAGCATGAACACTTGGGAGTGGCAGAACAAAGGCAGGGGAGATGGACGGCGCGCAGTCTGGTCCAGGAGGCTCATCTCCACGTCCTCAGTCTCTTGCTCAGGGAGCGGGAGCTATGAGCCGTGCCTCCTCAGGGTGCAGTGAATGAACACGGCCAGAGGCCGTTACCGCACGGGCGACACCGTGAGCACCGGGTAAGGGGCTTATTCCTTAAATGAGAGAAGTACACGGGCGGTGCCTGTGGTCTGGGCTATGCTGGGAACGAAGAGTGATGGCACGCGTGGGCGGCTGAGCGCTCCGACAAGCTGGCGGTCTGTCTGGTCTCCCCAGGacaccctgcccccctccccatgccAGCACCCGGGGTCCCCCTCACCTGTAAGGTGTGCGGCTGGGTTGGTCTGGTAGGACCTCCGctctggagagagagggggagggctGAGCAGCGACTGGAGTGGAGTGGGAGGGTTGGCTgctccccgcgccccccccccccaggggtcATGGAGTCTACCTCCTGGTGTCAACCCCACCCTTTCCGGAGTGGCCCAGACTTCTCcttctctggcctggaggaggggcacctgCTGGGCTCTGACCAGTTGTGTAAATCACATTGGGCAATGGGCTGAGGGGGCGGGGACAGCGTGGGAACCAGCCTGCCCGGCCTCCCTGGGGCCCGGGACCCTGACTCACCTTGTATCACCTGCTTCCAGGATTTCGCATCTCCGTCCTGAAAAGGCAGAGGAGCCCAGGGTGAGGGCCTGAGGGGCCCACGCACTGGCATCCTGACTCATGACTGTGAGACACATGCAGACCACGGGTGCAGACACCACCCAGGCCCACGTGCACAGCCCCGCCCCACCcggcagcctcagtttcccctctgcaAATAGACATAGGGATGGTACCTCTCTAGGAGTCAGTGACTTCACGGGTGGAAAGTGTGGGCCAGCACCCAGCACGTAGGAAGCACTATGTAAGGGTTAATTCAGTAAGTCCTATGATGGATACATCAGTCTGGACGGCAAGACACGCGGACATCGGTGCCAACGAGTGGGTACGGACACGGGGTGTAGGGCACAGACCTGGACACTTGCGTGACACACTGACAAGGCACACGTGGACACGTGGGCTCAGATACACGGGTGTGTGGTTGATGGGTCCACGCGGGTCTGTGCGCCACGCCAAGGCGTGAGCCACAGACAGGCCAGCAAGTGGACACGCGGGCACGCGGACGGATGCCGGACGGCAACGTGGAGTCACGTGAAGGACGTGCGCGTGTGGCCCTCAGATCCAGGCCCAAGGAGAAGTGACCCGGCGACACAGGACACGAAAGCGAGGTCATGTGGCCGTGGCGTGGGACACGGAGACACAGACAGATACATCCGCAGTCAAGGGAAAACTGATGCAGAGGGAGATTCTCACAGACCCAGACCGAACGGGTTGGTGACGGTCCCCACAGTGGGGACCCGGGCATGGCTGGTCGTAATCAACAATGTCAGAGTGCCAGTGCCGGGGGTTACAGACCACAGGACTCTATTAAGAATATAAAACCTGGGGagcctgagtgcctcagtgggttaaagcctctgccttcggctcaggtcatgatctcagggtcctcggattgagcccctcatcaggctctctgctcagctgggagcctgcttctccctctctctgcctgcctctatgcctacttgtgatttctctctctgtgtgtcagattaaaaaaaaaaaaatcttaaaaaaataaaaaggacataaaaCCTGCTTTAAGAGACTGATTTTATGGGGGGGCCACCACTAGAAAAAGTGATCATCACAGCACACCAAAGTTGGGTTTGCTCCCACCACAAGCGATCATATCACAAAATAAATGCCTCAGATCAACAGGCTGTACCCCTGAACGGGCAGAATGCATTTatgtcttgatttttaaaaacacctgttTTGATGGATTGAACACTTGCCCCTGGCACCACACACACAGTATCCCCTTTCGTTCCCTGGGAGCCGAGCACTCTTATTAccacacccattttacagatgaggaaactgagtttcagagagaCAAATTGACTTGCCTTGGGCTGCCCTTGGCCTGTCTCCTGTTCTGCACATGCACGCACAGAGAGATGCCCAGTGACACAGGCACCGCGTCCCCGGCCACGAGCCCCAAGGCCCCCACTCACCAGCAGGGGTGTGACCACCGCCCCCATGCGCCAGTGCAGCTGAAGCAGGAACCAGCCCTGGACGGCCAGCCCCgcggccagcagcagcagcaggaggcccaggcccagctgggCTGCGCTGCAGGGCCGTCTCCGACGCCTGTGCCCCAGCCTCCTGAATGGGATGTCGGTCTGTCCGTCCACCGTGAACACCGAAGGTCGCACAACTGTCTCCTCCATGCCTGAGCGGATGAGGTCCTGAGACACGCGGGGGGCTGGGCTAGCACGGCGGCGTCCCCGAGGGCAGGGAGGAAACCACAATTGCCCAAGCCTCCTGGGCTTTGCACACTGCAGACAGGCACCCGTGGGTCCCAGGGCCGCCTTTAGAGCAGGGGTTcagcccctcccctttccccactggccctcctcttcttcctgtccccccacccccaggctggccCTGTCTCACTCTCACTCATGTGGCCTCTCACACTTTCCAGGGGCATCTGAAGATGTGACTCAGGTAGGGACCGAGCGGGGAGGCCCCAGCTTTTCCCTGCGGCTGCCTCCTTGACTCTGTTACCAAATATTTCTAGATCGTCTCCCGTGTGCCGGGCACTGTTCTAGGTTGGAGGGCACAGCCGTGAATAAGAGAGACCAAAGTCCCTGGTCTTCTCCAGTGGGGCGAGAAACAACGAGCCTGGTCAATAAGAAGACACGCTACAGTGTGTTAGAGGGTGGTAAGAGCGGCGGGAAATACGAGAGTGGTttctgtgtgtgcgcgtgtgtgtgtgcacatgtgtgtgcgcgtgtgtgtgcacatgtgtgtgcatgcaagttTTAATGGGAACTCACAGTCAGGTGGTGGAACGATTGGTCTGGGAGTTGTCCTGGGGGGCGCCCTGAAGTAGCCTGTGGAGCCCcatcttttctcatctctcaCATCCCACCTTTCAGCAAAGCCCCGGTGACTCCGTCTCCAAGGCAGACCTCCACCCaagttccccccgccccctgggtACACCCACGGTTCCCACCTCGCCCCAGTGCTGTGAACTGCTTGTGTCCCTACCCCAGTCCTCTGCTGAAGTCCTGATCCTCAAAGTGACAGTATCGGGCGGTGGGGTCTTGGGGGAGGGGACTAGGTCATGAACGTGGAGTCCTCCGGAATGGGATGAGTGCCCTCCTGGGAGATCTGCTCTCTCTTTGGGTCTGCAAGCTGGGAAGAGAGCCCTGACCAGAGCCCGACCACGCTGGCACCTGCCTCTCAgacctccagcttccagaacgctgagaaataaatgtctgttgtttaaggttcccccccccccccgccccccacggcCTCCCCCAGCGTAGGGgtcttgttacagcagcccaaccTGCCGGTTCTGGCTCGGACTCCTAGTGGTTTGTGGCTCgacactctctttccctcttgccATCTCGTAATTCATCTTATGCCCTCTACCTAGTGTGAgcttgtctattttattttattttttttaaagattttatttatttatttgacagaggtcacaagtgggcagagaggcaggcagagagagagagaggaggaagcaggctccccgctgagcagagagcccgatgcggggctcgatcccaggaccctgggatcatgacctgagccgaaagcagaggctttaacaaactgagctacccaggtacccctattttattttatttttaatttaatttcattttatggaggcgaaattcacataacataaaactaaccattttGAAGCGAGCAGCTCAATGGCATTTAGGATATTTACGATGTCAGGCGACTCTATCTCCTTCCCAGATGTCTTCAGTGCCTGGGAAGGTGAGCCCCTTCCCATAAAGAGGCCACTcccgaccccgaccccgacccccGGGGCCCCCCCAGCCTCAGGCAACCGCTAGTCCGCTTTCCTGCTCTACGGAGTCACCTGTTCAGGACATCCCAGAGAGTTCATAAAAGCAGAAACAGGCAATGTATGGTCTTTTgcgtctggcttctctcactggATGTCCTGTTTTCAAGTTCCAACCGCGTCGCGGTGCGTGCCAGCGCTCCCTTCTGTTTCAGGGCTGAGGAGTGTTCGAGTTCATCGACACATCACCTTTCGCTTGTCTGCTCACGCCCTGAGGGATGTTTCTGTTGTTCCCACCCTTCGGCTACGGTGCCAAGCTCTGCCAGGAGCACGTGTGCCCACGTATTTGTCTGGGCACCGGTTCTAGGTCTTTCAGTTATAGCCTGGAATGGAACGGCTTCcattggctttttttaaaaaaagatttttatttatttatttgacacagagagagggaacacaagcagggggagtgggagagggagaagcaggctccccgtggaacagggagcccggacgcgggactcgatcctgggggtcctgggatcatgacctgagccaaaggcagcctctgaatgactgagccacccaggcgccccttcatcaACTTTTTAAGCACATATGCCAGTCTTCATCTCTCCCCTGCTTAAAATCTTGCCATGGCTTCCCACTGTGCAACCAGGGGGTTAACCAATTACATCCTATGGGCTAAATGCAGCCATTCCCTCTGTCTGCCCAGGAGCAACCCTCCAGAGAGAGCACTGTAGCAAGCCACAGGTGCCCAGCCAGGGGGAGCCCCTCTGTCTGCTCCCCACTCTGCTCCCAGTGTCCACCTCCCTGACCGACGGCCAGCATCTCACCACCTCCCATGGTCTGTGCTGTCgtagagagaatcccaagccgactctgcTCTGAGCgtggaaccccacatggggcttgatctcatgaccctgacatcatggcctgagccaaaatcaagagtcggatccacccagctgcctcatctcttttcttttttcttttctttctttttttctttctcctttcttccttccttctttctttttcttttctttctttcttctttctagcctctatctatctatcatcatcatctctctacacacacacacacacacacacacacacacaatttattttaaggaattggttcttgttttgttttgttttgaagtaggctccacacccaacgtagggtttgaactcatgaccctgagatcaacagtcgcatgctctactgactgagccagccaggaaccctaGGAATTTGACTCATGTGATTTTGGGATGTAGCAAATCCAAAATCCACAGGAGAGGCCAGCAGGCTGAAGATTCAGTTAAGAGTTGATGCTACAGTTTAGAGTCGAAAGGCCAGAAACTCAGGCAGAATTTCGATGCCACTATGTtgaattccttcttcctctggaaaccttatcttttcccctcttctgcccttcaactgattggatgaggcccacccacattgtcAAGTGTGGCCTGCAAGTCAATTGACTATAGGTGTGACtcacatctaaaaaatacctACCTAGCAACATTTACGCTGGTGTTTGACTAGGTTGACACAAGTTTGACACATGGCTAGGTTGACCCAGAAAATGACTGTTATTGGATCTAAGGACTCTACTGGTGGCCCCACGATAGGCAAGTGTTCTCACATtgcccttttctcctttcctcttcggACATCCTCACTGTCTGAAATCAACTCCATGCTGTCCTTAGAATGTCAGTTTCAAAGACCCCGTCTCCTGTCCATCCTGGGGGACCACAGGTGCTCCAACAAAACAACACCCCATGtgctaaaagaaaggaagaaaaggaatcccagggcagaagaaaggggaaatcagcaagcaaagaaatgagaagaaagacaTCAAGCTGGGTGGGCAGGTTGGCTGGGACACTTAGTGAGTGATGAGGATTTTGGAGTCTCCCCTTGACAGAGGTCCCTGCCAATCCGggtctggaggggagggggactcTGGCTGTGAATCTATTTCCCCCATAGTCTTGGAATCAGGAGGTGGGGTTTACAGGACCTGGGGGGTCTTAGGGAAAAGGTGCTGAGAAGGGGCGACTGCAAAGCTCAGGGCTTTTCCGGTGAATGGATCCCTCCCTCAAGAGTCCTAGCGGTGGAATTAACCAGAAGAGGCATCTAGGACCCCACTTCCCCTCGGCGGCCAGTGAGCCCATTTGCCTGTGGCTGCTGCCCTCCACACAGCTCTGGGGTGCTGTGACCACAATGCCCCCGCACTCTGCGCCTTTGACCGCTGACTCAGACCTTCCTTCTCAGCTGGCTCCCTTGCTCACTCACCCTGAGCTCCCGTGGAAATGTCGGCCGGCCTGCCCCCTACCGCCCCCTCCTGGGCACCACTGCCCCACACCGAATGCCCGCGAGGGAGCAAACGGGGTTGACCCTTGAGCTGCAGGTGAGACCAGGTGAGAAAGCgggtggggaggcaggtggaAAGGAAGCTCGCGGAGCGTGTGGGTCAGAGAGTCGGTAAAGATACAGGCAAGCCTGGGGCGGGAGATGTCGGCGTGGGCCAGGCGGGAGTGCCCGGAATGTAGGTGGATACTATCGGGGCGTAGGTGGGACCACAGGTCAAGGTTCAGATGACAATATCGGTGGTAGGAACGCAGGTGAGGGTGCCGGCAGGGGCAGGTAAGAACGCAGGTGGGAAGGCTGGGCTGAGGGGCAGGCCAGGCGGGCAGgcgcaggctccctggggaggggggagggcaccctgcggggcggggggggggagggagggcaccctgcggcgggggggggggcaccccgCAGGGGGCGCGCAGGCAGGAGCCCGGTGCGGCTTCAGGATGGAGCCCAGGGGAGATGCTGGTGAGGGAGCGGGGGATTGCAGCTGCCTCTTTCCCTGTCAAAGACCTTCCCACACGGGGAGACACGCGGCAGTGACCGCAGCTTTATTGTGGGGACGCGGGGAGGGGTCAGTTGGGACAGCCGTAGACGATCATGTCCTCCGCGAAGTTGGCCAACTCTTTGCACTGCTTCTCGTTCTCCTCGTCCTGGCATTCTTCAGCCTCGGGCCACAGCTCGACCCACGTGTCTTTGCCGATGATGTACCTgatgctggtgggggaggggaggcaggacaggtcaggggcagggcggggctgggAGGGCGGGGCGACCC from Mustela erminea isolate mMusErm1 chromosome 1, mMusErm1.Pri, whole genome shotgun sequence harbors:
- the TNFSF14 gene encoding tumor necrosis factor ligand superfamily member 14 isoform X2, which gives rise to MEETVVRPSVFTVDGQTDIPFRRLGHRRRRRPCSAAQLGLGLLLLLLAAGLAVQGWFLLQLHWRMGAVVTPLLDGDAKSWKQVIQGANSSLTGSGGPLLWETKLGLAFLRGLGYREGSLVIARAGYYYVYSKVQLGGVGCPPGPSGSLLITHGLYKRTPRYPEELELLVSRRSPCARGASSRVWWDSSFLGGVVHLDAGEEVVVRVPQERLVRLRDGTRSYFGAFMV
- the TNFSF14 gene encoding tumor necrosis factor ligand superfamily member 14 isoform X1, which gives rise to MEETVVRPSVFTVDGQTDIPFRRLGHRRRRRPCSAAQLGLGLLLLLLAAGLAVQGWFLLQLHWRMGAVVTPLLDGDAKSWKQVIQERRSYQTNPAAHLTGANSSLTGSGGPLLWETKLGLAFLRGLGYREGSLVIARAGYYYVYSKVQLGGVGCPPGPSGSLLITHGLYKRTPRYPEELELLVSRRSPCARGASSRVWWDSSFLGGVVHLDAGEEVVVRVPQERLVRLRDGTRSYFGAFMV